The Tenebrio molitor chromosome 5, icTenMoli1.1, whole genome shotgun sequence genome has a segment encoding these proteins:
- the LOC138130118 gene encoding sorting nexin-13-like, whose amino-acid sequence MINVLSRLKMDTNAFGWIGLIVILFVTTFGIFSFLVVVFGVLAFTLGLFTLLYLKQGDVEKFYNKCAGNPLTADILPEGGLNEVVKQLVSPQKVQKSDNRVTGSELIDTSLQEILGYIIRDYISPWYNLISRDSEFTNVTVRKTSQTFAINISNRVKEIDWIPYLTTRLVDDAASHLRLFKQARAKMKSLDKSKTPKNSPMKDQKISPRKTSHKRNKSETDISRYHGRATDIKKESENVGNSKFYLNESKKSTTLEDHFFDLECQMENNLVCRDVVSMDVAKEKDFLSEIVEILLYILLPDEDFQCKPLRYVLREIFSNCVVQPLFTMLSDPDYINQAIIWLCLRDGSLPSEIFLTTLRLTDNCDELKSTKDLVLKEIQQLRSRDSGGESDLAIKQQLSSLFYVLKLIDSRLTKMEDSENLDTQSSLDYIQLENIKKIDLKLHQILKNNVALSYFIDYVSSQRKQLDLFFYLNIEGWKVSVEQQLSDLHINKIKGTNDNPGPIYEAIRSTAQSIYNQYLGEKSEQRVQIKPALSQSLYFKIRNLNEIPSELWFDEVQQAVYDKMENDEDYLPAFKKSKAYVKLLQELDLVQQNITEEDAISLNSNESVELNVEQPKFFSEQSTPQQPPNSLFLTAEGTGKNVKHARSFSDVTMFVSKSNNGDLKSQNSSQNEKDDFVKYETDEILTVEDQKAIEKSLKTGDFVLSVSIIETGIVCEKGKMFGIYAIRVSRQYDTGFLEEWHIYRRYSDFYDLYSKVKDKFPDLSKLSFPGKKTFHNMDRAVLERRMKMLGSYMHELCHPNIVTTHHGLQDLLMTFLEQGDYDKATGGPISSTINTLVNPLKSGMKTIKNMPEQLFNTVDEVMGGITKVFHGKQGRLPEASKVGASIEETDDNIPLRIMLLLMDEVFDLKSRNQWLRRRIVTLLRQIVRTMFGDIVNRRILDYVSFITSPKNVAHYLYVFKQSFWPNGMKYEKKPDRDEETRNRTRVAAKIALLSCLSDELKHIIGSETTRRGLLTIFELFQRPILNRRLLYVLLEGVLCTLFPEKDMFKLFQKLHSKSKRIQDKNNTQNIR is encoded by the exons ATGATTAACGTATTATCTCGCTTAA AAATGGATACAAACGCTTTTGGATGGATTggtttaattgtaattttatttgtaaccACTTTTGGAATATTCTCATTTCTAGTAGTTGTTTTTGGAGTTCTTGCTTTCACATTAGG GTTGTTTACCCTACTATATTTAAAACAAGGTGATGTTGaaaaattctacaataaaTGTGCAGGCAATCCTCTTACAGCAGATATTCTTCCAGAGGGTGGCTTAAATGAG GTGGTCAAGCAACTTGTGAGTCcacaaaaagtacaaaaatctGATAATAGGGTAACAGGCAGTGAATTAATAGACACCTCATTACAAGAGATATTAGGCTACATAATTAGAGATTATATTTCACCATGGTACAACTTAATTTCAAGAGATTctgaatttacaaatgttaCAGTAAGAAAGACTTCACAGACTTTTGCAATTAATATATCTAACAG ggtGAAGGAGATTGACTGGATTCCTTATTTAACAACTAGACTGGTAGATGATGCAGCTTCACATTTGAGGCTTTTCAAACAAGCaagagcaaaaatgaagtctTTGGATAAATCCAAAACACCAAAAAATTCACCAATGAAAGACCAAAAAATTTCACCAAGGAAGACTTCtcataaaagaaataaaagtgAAACTGATATCAGTCGCTATCATGGAAGGGCAACTGACATAAAGAAAG aatctgAAAATGTaggaaattccaaattttatttgaatgaaTCTAAGAAAAGCACTACTTTAGAGGACCACTTTTTTGATCTGGAATGTCAAATGGAAAACAACTTAGTATGCAGAGATGTTGTTAGTATGGATGTGGCTAAAGAAAAAG ATTTTTTATCTGAgattgttgaaatattattatatattttgCTGCCAGATGAGGATTTTCAATGTAAACCACTGCGGTATGTCTTAAgagaaattttttcaaattgtgtTGTTCAACCACTTTTTACCATGTTGTCTGATCCAGATTACATTAATCAGGCAATTATCTGGCTG TGTTTACGTGATGGTTCATTGccaagtgaaatttttttaactactcTCAGACTTACTGACAACTGTGATGAACTCAAAAGTACCAAAGACCTAGTTTTGAAAGAAATACAGCAGTTG AGGTCACGTGATTCTGGGGGCGAAAGTGATCTTGCAATTAAACAACAGCTGAGcagtttattttatgttttgaaATTGATTGATAGCCGCTTAACAAAAATGGAAGATTCCGAGAATTTAG ATACTCAAAGCTCCCTCGATTACATCCAgctagaaaatataaaaaagattGATCTGAAGTTACACcaaattttaaagaataaCGTTGCTTTATCCTATTTTATTGATTATGTATCCAGCCAAAGAAAACAATTggacttatttttttatttgaacatcgAAG GTTGGAAAGTGTCAGTAGAACAACAGTTGTCAGATTTGcatattaacaaaataaaaggaaCGAACGATAACCCTGGGCCAATATATGAAGCAATTCGTTCGACGGCTCAGAGCATCTACAATCAGTATTTAGGCGAAAAATCTGAACAGCGTGTTCAGATCAAGCCAGCCTTATCCCAAAGCCTCTACTTTAAGATTCGAAATCTAAACGAGATTCCTAGCGAGTTATGGTTCGACGAAGTGCAGCAGGCGGTCTACgacaaaatggaaaatgatGAAGACTATTTGCCCGCATTTAAAAAGAGTAAAGCGTATGTCAAGTTGCTGCAAGAGCTGGATTTGGTGCAGCAGAACATCACAGAAGAGGATGCGATCAGCTTGAACAGCAACGAATCGGTCGAGCTGAACGTAGAAcaaccaaaatttttttcagaacAAAGTACACCGCAGCAGCCACCAAACAGTTTATTTTTGACGGCGGAAGGCACCGGAAAGAATGTTAAACATGCCAGGTCTTTCAGTGACGTTACGATGTTTGTGAGTAAGAGTAATAACGGCGATTTGAAATCACAAAATTCTAGTCAGAATGAAAAGGACGATTTCgttaaatatgaaacggaTGAGATTTTGACTGTTGAAGATCAGAAGGCCATAGAGAAAAGCCTCAAAACGGGAGATTTTGTCCTGAGCGTGAGCATAATAGAAACAG GTATCGTCTGCGAGAAAGGTAAAATGTTCGGCATATATGCCATAAGAGTGAGTCGGCAATACGACACCGGGTTCCTCGAAGAGTGGCACATTTACAGACGCTACAGTGATTTTTACGACTTGTACAGCAAAGTAAAGGATAAG TTTCCGGATCTTTCAAAACTATCATTCCCGGGTAAAAAAACATTCCACAACATGGACAGAGCCGTCCTAGAACGCCGCATGAAGATGTTGGGTTCTTACATGCACGAACTCTGCCATCCTAATATAGTTACAACTCATCACGGTTTACAAGACTTGCTAATGACGTTTTTGGAACAAGGGGACTACGACAAGGCAACCGGAGGACCGATTTCCAGCACT ATTAATACCTTGGTTAATCCGCTCAAGTCTGGCATGAAAACTATTAAAAACATGCCAGAGCAGTTGTTTAATACTGTTGATGAAGTAATGGGTGGCATAACGAAAGTTTTTCATGGGAAACAGGGACGGTTACCTGAGGCTAGTAAAGTGGGAGCTTCAATAGAAGAG ACTGATGATAATATTCCGTTACGAATAATGTTGTTGCTTATGGACGAAGTTTTCGATTTGAAATCTCGCAACCAATGGTTGAGGAGGAGAATAGTGACTTTATTAAGGCAAATCGTGAGGACCATGTTTGGTGATATTGTTAATCGTAGAATATTGGATTATGTTTCATTTATAACTAGTCCGAAAAACGTGGCGCATTATTTATACGTTTTTaa GCAGTCGTTTTGGCCAAACGGtatgaaatatgaaaaaaagcCGGATCGTGACGAAGAAACGCGCAACCGGACACGAGTAGCTGCCAAAATTGCATTATTGTCGTGCTTATCTG atgaGCTTAAGCATATTATTGGTTCAGAGACTACAAGAAGAGGCTTACTGACAATTttcgaattatttcaaagaCCAATTTTAAATCGTAGATTACTCTATGTGCTATTAGAAGGGGTCTTGTGTACTTTATTTCCAGAAAAAGATATGTTTAAACtatttcaaaaacttcatTCAAAATCTAAAAGAATTCAAGATAAAAACAATACTCAGAATATTAggtga